One region of Micromonospora ureilytica genomic DNA includes:
- a CDS encoding SWIM zinc finger family protein, whose amino-acid sequence MDFADYGRPRKVDGGLRARSARGAIGRSWWSRRFLEVLESFALGTRLTRGRSYARAGQVLTLDITPGRVSAVVQGSRPKPYQVSIALKPFPAALWSRVENELAGQAFFSARLLAGDLPDELEELFAAAGAPLFPAGVDELTQRCNCPDFAVPCKHLAATFYLLAEAFDADPFELLHWRGRSRAELLDELRARRVAATGATPPPPPVDQPSESDGVVSTVDVVAPVGAARALAGLSATPLAEAADRFWSAPVPLPDRPPRLVTGTDLLLRQLGAPAPAIGGPGLLERLRRAYRAFGPTDR is encoded by the coding sequence ATGGACTTCGCCGACTACGGGCGCCCCCGCAAGGTCGACGGGGGCCTGCGGGCGCGCAGCGCCCGAGGCGCGATCGGCAGGTCCTGGTGGTCGCGGCGGTTCCTGGAGGTGCTGGAGTCGTTCGCGCTCGGCACCCGGTTGACCCGGGGCCGGTCGTACGCGCGGGCCGGTCAGGTGCTCACGCTCGACATCACACCCGGGAGGGTCAGCGCTGTGGTGCAGGGCTCCCGGCCGAAGCCGTACCAGGTGTCGATCGCCCTGAAGCCGTTCCCGGCCGCGCTCTGGTCCCGAGTCGAGAACGAGCTGGCCGGGCAGGCGTTCTTCAGCGCCCGGCTGCTCGCCGGTGACCTGCCCGACGAGTTGGAGGAGCTGTTCGCCGCCGCCGGCGCGCCGCTCTTCCCGGCCGGCGTGGACGAGCTGACCCAGCGTTGCAACTGCCCCGACTTCGCGGTGCCCTGCAAGCACCTCGCGGCGACGTTCTACCTGCTGGCCGAGGCGTTCGACGCGGACCCGTTCGAGCTGCTGCACTGGCGCGGCCGGTCCCGCGCGGAGTTGCTCGACGAACTCCGCGCCCGGCGCGTCGCGGCCACCGGTGCCACCCCGCCGCCCCCGCCGGTCGACCAACCGTCCGAATCGGACGGTGTCGTGTCGACAGTGGACGTCGTCGCGCCGGTCGGTGCCGCCCGCGCGCTCGCCGGGCTGTCCGCGACGCCCCTGGCGGAGGCGGCCGACCGGTTCTGGTCGGCGCCGGTGCCGCTGCCGGATCGGCCGCCCCGACTGGTGACCGGCACCGACCTGCTGCTGCGCCAGCTCGGAGCACCGGCCCCGGCCATCGGTGGGCCGGGACTACTCGAACGATTGCGCCGCGCGTACCGGGCGTTCGGCCCGACCGACCGGTGA
- a CDS encoding DUF3040 domain-containing protein: MLSKEDQRRFDQITRQLRESDPAFFKRLDHRVRARRGRYLMLLTIVLWASLPAIAVFAGRLTGAICAVVLVANAAIMWRFRRRWT; encoded by the coding sequence ATGCTCAGCAAAGAGGATCAGCGCAGATTCGACCAGATCACCCGTCAGCTCCGAGAGAGTGATCCGGCCTTCTTCAAGCGGCTGGACCACAGGGTTCGGGCCCGCAGGGGCCGCTATCTGATGTTGTTGACCATCGTGCTGTGGGCGTCGCTGCCGGCGATAGCCGTGTTCGCCGGTCGACTGACCGGCGCGATCTGCGCGGTGGTGCTGGTGGCCAACGCCGCGATCATGTGGCGGTTCCGCCGCCGGTGGACGTGA